Proteins co-encoded in one Centroberyx gerrardi isolate f3 chromosome 18, fCenGer3.hap1.cur.20231027, whole genome shotgun sequence genomic window:
- the LOC139920537 gene encoding gap junction Cx32.2 protein-like has translation MGEWGFLSSLLDKVQSHSTVIGKVWLTVLFIFRIMVLGAGAEKVWGDEQSNMICNTKQPGCKNVCYDQAFPISHIRFWVLQIIFVSTPTLVYLAHVLHVIHKENKLREYMQMHSGSKLTKLPKYSDDKGHVKIKGNLLGSYMATIFFRIVLEVAFIVGQYYLYGFVMDPRIVCTRAPCPFTVECYMSRPTEKTIFILFMLVVACISLLLNVVEIFYLMCSSARFSGRRSKTAPMAALAIHPRFNGDSLMQNEKLSLHAASHSTA, from the exons ATGGGAGAGTGGGgttttctgtcttctctgttgGACAAGGTTCAGTCCCACTCCACGGTCATTGGGAAGGTCTGGCTCACTGTACTTTTTATCTTCAGGATCATGGTCCTGGGAGCTGGAGCGGAGAAG GTGTGGGGTGATGAACAGTCCAACATGATTTGCAACACCAAGCAGCCCGGTTGCAAGAACGTCTGCTATGATCAAGCCTTCCCAATCTCGCATATCCGTTTCTGGGTCCTCCAGATCATCTTTGTCTCAACACCAACGCTGGTCTACCTCGCTCATGTCCTCCACGTCATCCACAAAGAGAACAAGCTGAGGGAATACATGCAGATGCACTCTGGGAGCAAACTGACCAAACTTCCCAAGTACTCTGATGATAAAGGCCACGTCAAGATCAAAGGCAACCTGCTGGGGAGCTACATGGCCACCATCTTCTTCAGGATCGTTCTGGAGGTAGCGTTCATCGTGGGGCAGTATTATCTGTACGGGTTCGTCATGGACCCACGAATCGTGTGCACCCGCGCCCCCTGTCCCTTCACTGTGGAGTGCTACATGTCTCGACCCACCGAGAAGAccatcttcatcctcttcatGCTGGTAGTGGCCTGCATCTCTCTGCTGCTCAACGTGGTGGAGATCTTCTACCTGATGTGTTCTAGTGCTCGCTTTTCCGGCAGAAGGTCCAAAACGGCGCCGATGGCTGCTCTTGCCATACACCCCCGTTTCAACGGTGACAGTCTGATGCAGAATGAGAAGCTCAGCCTCCATGCTGCTAGTCACAGCACAGCCTGA
- the LOC139920525 gene encoding gap junction Cx32.2 protein: MGDWGFLSSLLDKVQSHSTVIGKIWMSVLFLFRIMVLGAGAESVWGDEQSGFICNTQQPGCENVCYDWTFPISHIRFWVLQIIFISTPTLVYLGHAMHVIHKENKLREKQVSAGGTRLLKQPKYTDERGKVTIKGNLLGSYMTQLVVKIIIEAAFIVGQYYLYGFIMSPMFPCSKKPCPFTVECYMSRPTEKTIFIIFMLVVACISLLLNVIEVFYLICTRVRCRSRHAHKITSAENPASLSSAPRWPTAEETLRQNKMNMELEGSQSIGGSLDGAKEEKRLLSGH; this comes from the coding sequence ATGGGAGACTGGGGGTTCCTGTCATCCTTGCTGGACAAGGTCCAGTCTCACTCCACAGTCATTGGGAAGATCTGGATGAGCGTCCTCTTTCTGTTCAGGATCATGGTCCTAGGTGCCGGTGCAGAGAGCGTCTGGGGCGACGAGCAGTCGGGTTTCATCTGCAACACCCAGCAACCCGGTTGTGAGAACGTCTGCTACGACTGGACCTTCCCCATCTCGCACATTCGCTTCTGGGTCCTCCAGATCATCTTCATCTCCACGCCGACGCTGGTCTACCTGGGCCACGCCATGCATGTTATCCACAAGGAGAACAAGCTGAGGGAGAAGCAGGTGAGCGCCGGCGGGACCCGGCTGCTCAAGCAACCCAAGTACACCGACGAAAGAGGCAAGGTGACGATCAAGGGGAACCTGCTGGGGAGCTACATGACCCAGCTGGTGGTCAAGATCATCATCGAGGCTGCGTTCATCGTGGGCCAGTACTACCTGTACGGCTTCATCATGTCCCCTATGTTCCCCTGCTCCAAGAAGCCCTGCCCCTTCACCGTGGAGTGCTACATGTCTCGTCCCACAGAGAAGACCATCTTTATCATCTTCATGCTGGTGGTGGCCTGCATCTCTCTGCTGCTCAACGTCATCGAGGTGTTCTACCTGATCTGCACCAGGGTTAGATGTCGATCCAGGCACGCTCACAAGATTACTTCAGCGGAGAACCCCGCCAGCCTGTCGTCGGCTCCCAGGTGGCCGACCGCAGAGGAAACGCTCAGGCAGAACAAGATGAACATGGAGCTTGAGGGCAGCCAGAGTATCGGCGGAAGCCTGGACGGGGCCAAGGAGGAGAAACGGCTACTGAGCGGCCATTAG
- the gja11 gene encoding gap junction protein, alpha 11 translates to MGEWDLLGRLLDKVQSHSTVIGKVWLTVLFVFRILVLCAGAEKVWSDEQSDFVCNTNQPGCENVCYDLAFPISHVRFWVLQIIFVATPTLLYLGYVLHVIHTEKKVRERMKKQAELDDQANLFLRRGYKVPKYSNSSGKVRLRGRLLRSYVLHLVAKILLEVLFIVGQYFLYGFTLQTRYVCSRFPCPHQIDCFLSRPTEKSVIIWFMLVVAVVSLFLSLVELFYLCVKAVKECLARRQDYTVTAVTPPVSERKAFKNRDQVIQNCVNLELELQGRKLGVNGVAGGVNGVAKSVSSEDNNMGEVQI, encoded by the exons ATGGGTGAATGGGATCTGCTGGGTCGCCTGCTGGATAAAGTGCAGAGCCACTCCACAGTCATTGGCAAAGTCTGGCTCACAGTGCTGTTTGTCTTCCGCATCTTGGTCCTGTGCGCCGGCGCTGAGAAG GTGTGGAGCGACGAGCAATCTGACTTTGTCTGCAACACTAACCAGCCGGGTTGTGAGAACGTCTGCTACGACCTCGCCTTCCCCATCTCTCACGTCCGCTTTTGGGTTCTCCAGATCATCTTTGTGGCGACGCCAACGCTACTTTACCTTGGTTATGTCCTTCATGTGATCCACACTGAGAAGAAG GTcagggagaggatgaagaagcaGGCGGAGTTGGATGACCAAGCCAATCTCTTCCTTCGGAGGGGTTACAAAGTTCCCAAGTACAGCAACAGCAGTGGCAAGGTCAGACTCCGTGGACGTCTTCTCCGTAGTTACGTCCTCCATCTAGTGGCCAAGATTCTCCTGGAAGTTTTGTTCATCGTGGGTCAGTACTTTCTTTACGGCTTCACCCTCCAGACCCGCTATGTCTGCAGCCGCTTCCCCTGCCCTCACCAGATAGACTGCTTCCTGTCCAGGCCCACAGAGAAATCGGTCATTATCTGGTTCATGCTGGTAGTAGCAGttgtctccctcttcctcagcCTGGTTGAACTGTTTTATCTATGTGTGAAAGCTGTGAAGGAGTGTCTGGCGAGGAGGCAGGACTACACCGTCACCGCAGTGACACCTCCGGTTTCGGAAAGGAAGGCCTTTAAGAACCGGGACCAGGTGATCCAGAACTGCGTCAACCTAGAGCTGGAGCTCCAAGGACGAAAGTTAGGGGTGAATGGGGTCGCGGGCGGAGTGAATGGGGTTGCTAAGAGTGTTTCGTCTGAGGACAACAACATGGGGGAGGTCCAAATCTGA
- the hsdl1 gene encoding inactive hydroxysteroid dehydrogenase-like protein 1 — MAAVDSFQFLYREIARSCNSYVETLALVGALYTASKAAVLLRDCYILVKVHFLPRMIQGKKLAQRFGEWAVVYGASEALAKAYAEELARQGISIVFVSQDHITVRDTAASLSQSYGVETVVVVADVTQGQVAGKPVRDALRGKDVGFLVNCVDESLAFPQSLIEMSEQALLDMVNKNVAAATLMTRLVLPVMVERSRGAVVNISSGACCRPLSGRVALTASAGYLDHFSRALHLEYGCKGIFVQSLIPFQVASSERSSSSVDGWLVPKPEVYARHAISTLGISHRTTGYWPHTLQYGLMRCIPEWIWVLGSRALLSSS; from the exons ATGGCGGCTGTTGacagctttcagtttttgtaCAGAGAAATTGCTCGGTCATGCAATTCGTACGTTGAAACCCTGGCTCTGGTCGGCGCTCTCTACACGGCCAGCAAAGCAGCCGTCCTACTGAGAGACTGCTACATCTTAGTCAAGGTGCATTTCCTCCCTAGAATGATCCAAGGCAAGAAGCTGGCCCAGCGCTTTGGTGAATGGGCTGTCGTGTATG GTGCATCCGAGGCTTTAGCTAAAGCCTACGCGGAGGAGCTTGCCAGGCAGGGCATCAGCATCGTCTTTGTCAGCCAGGACCACATCACCGTCCGAGACACCGCCGCGTCCCTCTCTCAAAGCTACGGGGTGGAAACCGTCGTCGTGGTCGCCGACGTCACCCAGGGTCAGGTGGCCGGCAAGCCCGTCAGGGACGCCTTGAGGGGGAAAGACGTGGGCTTCTTGGTGAACTGCGTGGACGAGTCCTTGGCTTTCCCTCAGAGCCTGATCGAAATGTCCGAGCAAGCCCTGCTGGATATGGTGAATAAGAACGTCGCGGCCGCCACTCTGATGACCAGGCTGGTGCTGCCAGTGATGGTGGAGCGCAGCAGAGGGGCCGTGGTCAACATATCGTCGGGCGCCTGCTGCCGACCCTTATCCGGAAGAGTGGCGCTCACCGCCTCTGCT GGTTACCTGGATCATTTCTCGAGAGCTCTTCACCTCGAGTACGGCTGCAAGGGGATCTTCGTCCAAAGTTTGATTCCTTTCCAG GTAGCCTCAAGTGAACGATCATCATCATCGGTGGACGGCTGGCTGGTACCGAAGCCAGAGGTGTACGCTCGCCATGCCATCTCCACCCTGGGCATTTCTCATAGGACCACCGGCTACTGGCCTCACACACTGCAG TATGGACTGATGAGGTGCATTCCAGAGTGGATTTGGGTGCTGGGATCCCGCGCGCTCCTCAGTTCAAGCTAA